A stretch of Plasmodium gaboni strain SY75 chromosome Unknown, whole genome shotgun sequence DNA encodes these proteins:
- a CDS encoding hypothetical protein (conserved Plasmodium protein, unknown function), which translates to DSEDPLGSWAVASAGTLNQYIDMISNKIGLSNFKFVSPVYGVLGACVMNPYTKQLVMDKLPLLINNTYDILEQNKNKPSVVQGVFEFLEQIAKDEEGSKLLYMKYNGSMGNLIDQTITLMNLNRANDTVYLPGIKLLSAICETASVSGYGNDMNTSNIIESCELLLNLGSEKERTVEFLNLIDTMVLGNLLDEKVASEALKKINSLVSEENLSKYTEENRVEIIKSYAGLVKDCAATGLFAHIRGIEKVEILNNLGKCMEYEQNEEVTVAVLEALSQISESDPSIATKILTSSLPIIMENNRDNILNDTTTAEAFLQALENLVLHEGVGRQLINNKELQDLLKELEKTLDERKEDLGKDYIEDMKLKISNICNAINGDKPKEKKCKDVYDILTEYKKSNTIIDVLQEPSLEEDMDFVLERLKVYNQDNLLPTTATGIDNSYGHMAIEMFCENEVNIDELIKRNFHISAFYSLTKQTNENVIHYSCRSICAFTKNTNGLDAVKDVKDFANVISKSVGDLSKENTLDKEVKEDFLIHRVLLIDRTAYNRNVYDKTNAVHYLIDIWNQYDNGDYSVLLLRHVFRAMRKIVSDAHVQTLLKAGVLVRLINIINNIQTDKIIFPDVLFLIGSLSVVKEIKSQIGELKGIDACVNLLLRSINVEKMEPTITNCCLALANMCIDHKGNSSIFCNLKGPDVNVKILKLYRSNFDVTNGASVLLCNILFRNEEMKKQYGINGAPAELVECLKSYDGSDNKNAVRCIESLFKAISNLSLYTVNVKYFLEAQIQVSYESWLGNLNESFPDAQLETGLRTLSNLVMENDEENMRNFGVTLIPVLNVLKQNREDTKVIFLLLDILCSLCRLNANAKIFAENNGIETTINVIQLYDYDITLLSLAIHLLSNQCKIESSLPLLVKADAFSILISCMEAETDEFEMTELVVSSLRCVRRLIQSEELAYEFCNCGGVPSMANIICKSMKKSIVMLEVLRVLLCVLYYTQNVEGVTNEYPEEEEELYNARLGGWYNISMDKEMIDSIIQAVLTCAYDVNHQKQLRLQKVSLGLLAYFAYHRLGIISMTASGFDSLTREVLNNFGGDPVIMQLLAICIDNIAMYSVEVYDTTITRDIIKCFKGALSKMSNKKEDKQVWQKVQMTLEAMNSADDPLDAFKNTLLIFDFNLSEFDKDPYVNGVHDLASNVKDSLRKGGQSKIYYQSDERRLFKWKASQDLNTLEWTIGDDTERVFKISVVRIKNISKGLSHPILISANKKEPRKVSAKVTLCIYGPPTEDFPEGLELPIKTKSQKERDAFVDLIVLWRDAASYNY; encoded by the coding sequence GATTCTGAAGATCCCTTGGGATCCTGGGCAGTTGCATCAGCAGGAACCTTGAATCAATATATAGATATGATATCTAATAAGATTGGTTTATCtaattttaaatttgtATCTCCTGTGTATGGTGTATTAGGAGCTTGTGTTATGAATCCATATACAAAACAATTGGTAATGGATAAATTGCCacttttaataaataatactTATGATATTTTGGAACAAAATAAGAATAAGCCTTCTGTAGTACAGGGTGTGTTTGAATTTTTGGAGCAGATAGCAAAAGATGAGGAAGGTTCTAAATTActttatatgaaatataatgGTTCTATGGGTAATTTGATTGATCAAACTATAACACTTATGAATTTGAATAGAGCAAATGATACAGTATATTTACCAGGTATTAAATTATTGTCAGCAATATGTGAAACTGCTAGTGTTTCTGGTTATGGAAATGATATGAATACTTCTAATATAATAGAATCATGTGAGTTATTATTAAATCTAGGTTCTGAGAAAGAACGAACTGttgaatttttaaatttgATTGATACGATGGTATTGGGTAATTTATTGGATGAAAAAGTGGCTTCTGAAGCattaaaaaagataaatagTTTAGTATCTGAAGAAAACTTATCAAAATATACAGAAGAAAATAGAGttgaaataataaaatcaTATGCAGGTTTGGTTAAAGATTGTGCAGCAACTGGATTATTTGCCCACATTCGTGGTATTGAAAAGGTTGAAATTCTGAACAATTTAGGAAAATGTATGGAATATGAACAGAATGAAGAAGTTACTGTGGCTGTATTGGAGGCATTAAGTCAGATAAGTGAATCTGATCCAAGTATTGctacaaaaatattaacatCTTCTTTGCCAATAATTATGGAAAATAATCgtgataatatattgaatgATACAACAACAGCAGAGGCTTTCTTGCAAGCATTAGAGAATTTAGTATTGCATGAAGGAGTTGGTCGACAActtattaataataaagaattgcaagatttattaaaagaattagAAAAAACTCTTGATGAAAGGAAAGAAGATTTGGGAAAAGATTATATAGAAGACATGAAACTTAAAATTTCTAATATATGTAATGCCATAAATGGTGATAAACCTAAAGAGAAGAAATGTAAAGATGTGTATGATATATTAACTGAATATAAGAAAAGCAATACCATTATTGATGTGTTACAAGAGCCATCTTTAGAAGAAGATATGGATTTTGTATTAGAACGATTAAAGGTATATAATCAAGATAATTTGTTACCAACAACAGCTACAGGTATAGACAATTCATATGGACATATGGCTATTGAAATGTTTTGTGAAAATGAAGTAAATATAGATGAGCTCATAAAGAGAAACTTTCATATTAGCGCTTTCTATTCTTTAACAAAACAAACTAATGAAAATGTAATACACTATTCATGTCGATCTATATGTGCttttacaaaaaatacTAATGGTTTAGATGCGGTAAAAGATGTCAAAGACTTTGCAAATGTTATAAGTAAATCTGTTGGAGATTTGAGTAAAGAGAATACATTAGATAAAGAAGTGAAGGAAgattttttaatacatcGTGTATTATTAATAGATAGAACTGCTTATAATAGAAATGTGTATGATAAGACAAATGCTGTTCATTATTTGATAGATATATGGAACCAATATGATAATGGTGATTATTctgttttattattaagaCACGTATTTCGTGCAATGAGAAAAATAGTATCTGATGCACATGTACAAACCTTATTAAAGGCTGGTGTATTAGTTCGTTtgattaatattataaataatattcaaactgacaaaataatattccctgatgttttatttttaattgGAAGTTTGTCTGTTGTTAAAGAAATAAAGAGTCAAATTGGTGAATTGAAGGGTATAGATGCATGTGtgaatttattattaagaTCGATAAATGTTGAAAAGATGGAGCCTACCATAACTAATTGTTGTTTGGCTTTAGCAAATATGTGTATAGATCACAAAGGCAATTCGAGTATCTTTTGTAATTTGAAAGGTCCTGATGTAAATGTGAAGATCTTAAAGTTATATAGATCTAATTTTGATGTAACGAATGGAGCATCTGTTTTACTTTGTAACATCTTATTTAGAAATGAAGAAATGAAGAAACAATATGGTATTAATGGTGCACCTGCTGAATTAGTAGAATGTTTAAAAAGTTATGATGGTAGTGATAATAAGAATGCAGTAAGATGTATCGAAAGTTTATTTAAAGCTATTTCTAACTTATCTTTATATACAGtaaatgtaaaatatttcttgGAGGCACAAATCCAAGTATCTTATGAATCATGGTTAGGAAATTTAAATGAATCTTTTCCAGATGCACAACTTGAGACTGGTTTACGTACCTTATCAAATTTGGTTATGGAGaatgatgaagaaaatatgaGGAATTTTGGAGTTACCTTAATTCCAGtattaaatgtattaaaGCAAAACAGAGAGGATACCAAAGtaattttcttattattagATATATTGTGTTCATTATGTCGTTTAAATGCTAATGCTAAAATATTTGCTGAAAATAATGGAATAGAGACAACTATAAATGTGATAcaattatatgattatgATATAACCTTATTATCATTGGCAATACATTTATTAAGTAACCAATGTAAGATTGAATCTAGTTTACCTTTATTAGTTAAGGCAGATGCCTTTTCTATATTGATTAGTTGTATGGAAGCTGAAACAGATGAGTTTGAGATGACTGAGTTGGTTGTATCATCATTAAGATGTGTTAGACGTTTAATACAATCTGAGGAGTTGGCTTATGAATTTTGTAATTGTGGTGGTGTTCCATCTATGgcaaatattatatgtaaatcAATGAAGAAATCTATTGTAATGTTAGAAGTGTTACGTGTTTTATTATgtgtattatattatactCAAAATGTAGAAGGAGTAACAAATGAATATCcagaagaagaagaagaattatataatgcTCGTTTAGGTGGATGGTATAATATAAGTATGGACAAAGAAATGATTGATTCTATAATTCAAGCAGTTTTGACTTGTGCATATGATGTGAATCATCAAAAACAATTACGTTTACAAAAGGTCTCTCTTGGTTTATTGGCTTATTTTGCTTATCACCGATTAGGTATTATATCTATGACTGCCTCTGGTTTTGATAGTTTAACAAGAGAagtattaaataattttggAGGGGATCCGGTTATTATGCAATTGTTAGCTATATGTATAGACAACATAGCAATGTATTCTGTAGAAGTATATGATACAACGATCACAAgagatataataaaatgtttCAAGGGTGCATTATCAAAAATgagtaataaaaaagaagataaGCAAGTATGGCAAAAGGTGCAAATGACTTTAGAGGCCATGAATTCAGCTGATGATCCTTTGGATGCATTTAAAAATactttattaatatttgaTTTTAATTTATCTGAGTTTGATAAGGATCCATATGTAAATGGTGTACATGATTTAGCATCTAATGTAAAGGATTCTTTAAGAAAAGGAGGTCaaagtaaaatatattatcaaagTGATGAAAGGCGATTATTTAAATGGAAAGCAAGTCAAGATCTAAATACATTAGAATGGACCATAGGAGATGATACAGAACGtgtatttaaaatatcaGTTGTTcgtataaaaaatatatcaaaagGATTATCTCATCCAATATTAATATCTGCAAATAAGAAGGAGCCAAGAAAGGTGAGTGCAAAAGTAActttatgtatatatggACCACCTACTGAGGATTTCCCAGAAGGATTGGAGTTGCCTATAAAGACGAAATCGCAGAAGGAAAGAGATGCCTTTGTGGATCTAATAGTATTGTGGCGTGACGCTGCAAGTTATAACTATTAA